Part of the Amblyomma americanum isolate KBUSLIRL-KWMA chromosome 7, ASM5285725v1, whole genome shotgun sequence genome, TCTGGAAACACCGCGGCGAGAGTAACGACCTAGGATAAATGGCGGGAACTTAAGCCGGAGCTTAAAGGCAAAGGCAAGAGGAACTTCTATTGGAGAAGGTAAGGGAGTTCATGATATCTCAAGCTCAGGAGGATGAGGTGAACTCGGGTGAGACATGTGATTAAGCGAAGCGACAACCGATGTCATAATATATTTGAGTCGATATCAAGAGAACAAAaattcatgggggggggggggcactttgttgaccgaaagtgcggtgaggcgaaagcctttagcgcggtgttgctgcttgtgtcactgatgtggggttaagatgttgattaagtacacaattgtttgtgactCTTAAATGCtgaagacactggagggcgtttggcagacatccgtctgattcgacgccttttcgCAAactctctccagcgtcctagacaaggagaactacatatgcgttggcaggaagtagcgtagtcgttagcacgcttggctgcggaacggaaggatggtggttcgaattccgtcgtgcacaattttttttttcttctcgagttgctgaagagcgtgacATCGGGCGGACAGGCTCGTggctgcgagtatgagccattcaaggctttcgccttaaaacccaGCCGGAGGTGCCACAGACTAAGATGGGAAGAGTAGTGCATTTATTACGGCAGTGTGGCCGTGGCTGACACAACTAAGACAGGGCGAATGTAAGATCAATACGATATCCGTGCTGTAGACTTactcaatggaaaaaaaaaatacgacatAACTGTGTCGAACGTACGAAAAAATATTTTGTAGCTTTGTCGTAAGGACAGACTTTTCTGTTTTGTAGCatttttctgtagtacttttctgtagtCTTTAGTTCTTTAGTGCTTTTCTGTAGCAACTATATACAAAGTTCTGTTGTTATCACAAAAATTTGTTGTTACAAGTTATGGGTCAAAAGCTTTGCAGAAAATTTGTTGTGACGACAGTAACTTCAAAGGCAACCACAGCAACAACTTCTTTTTCTCTACTGGATGAAACAGCTAACAATCGTGATAATGGTACTTAAAAACAAGCCACTGATGTACTTTGCTGAAACTCATCGCAGTTACTCTGCATTTACGGAGTTAAATTACTGACGAAGAGATTAAGGATGTGGTTCTCAGCCCCTGTATCCGATTGTAATTAGGCTACAGTCACCTTTTGACTGACACTTCGGTGCATGGTAGATAACCCAAAGCAGTCAATTTTTTGCCGGAAAGCCTGCGCTACGTGTTGTGTGTCCTACTGTGCACCTTAAACGCATAAAAATATTTCCTACCGTAAGAGAgactgtgccccgccgcggtggctcagtggttagggcgctcgactactgatccggagttcccggcttcgaacccgaccgcggcggctgcgtttttatggaggaaaaacgctaaggcgcccgtgtgctgtgcgatgtcagtgcacgttaaagatccccaggtggtcaaaattattccggagccctccactacggcacccattattcctttcttctttcactccctcctttatcccttcccttacggcgtggttcaggtgtccaacgatatatgaaacatactgcgccatttcctttccccaaaaaaccaattataattatataagaGAGACTGCCGACagattgaagttggcctgtatcgatagattaACGCGTTCTAATGCCAAATACGCTACTTTAGCTGAAAACAGGACTTGTATAGGCTGTAAAAAGCGAGAAGTAAGATTCAGGTATCGCAGTCAGCGGCAATTTTGGCACGCAAACTGCAGTGACTTCGACAGAGTGGTTTAAAAGAAATGAGAGAAAAGAAATTGCCACGGAGTACTGAGCCAACGTCGCATAAACAGTCACATCCGAACGGGGGTCCTGAAATCAATTCCAAATTTGACTTCAAGAATTTGAAGCTAGTGGTGAATGAAAAAAGTGCCAATATAAATCAATTATACGTACCCAGCAATtatgggcaaaagcatttttgaacgagaaaagTTTATGAagacaattttttcatatattgtaagatttcgttatgacaatcaatatatccgcagacctccCGTCGATAGGTTTGTATTTTGTTGCTATTGACGTTTCTGCGATCGCTAAAAGCGTaccccatcggttttctatggcactgctccatgcgagcgatggaaaaactttaaaagaaagattttcccacacatcggaagaatgggctattcccttcaatatttctattACAGTACCTGACAATTATccgatattcaaaatttttgtccataAATGTTGGACATGGATCCAAAAAGAGCTAAGACGTGTATACGGGGGTTTCCTACATGTTCCGGGCTGCGCGCAGTGCCAGCTTCCTTCCTGGGGGATGTGGGCGCAGGCCTGCAGGCGTCGCAGGGGCACCAGGGCCTCCCCTGTGTGAGAGCGCAGTCCGAAGGCCAGGTCTCCAGAGGCGGTCTGGAAGCGCCAGCTGATCCGTACGCCTGCCTTCGCCACGTCCACCGGCAGCTCCCACCGGTCGCGACGACCGATGGTCCGTTCTTTGGCGCCGTCCTGCCCGAACACGGAGCTCCCCGATAGGTCTACGCCCTCTTCGAAACGGCCGCCAAAGTTAACCTGCATAGAACCAACATTAAtgcgttgtgagtgaaaagggtggaatgttgggcgagtcggtattgatccatgagaaaaggagcgcgaaaacaagacgacggacgaagacagaacacataGCACGAGCGCTGTGAGTCTATTTTTATACAGTTAAGAGGGGTCTGCCACAAGCTGACAACGACTTCTTAATTCTTCCTGAAAGCACGCATACCCTTGGCACGTGCATGCGCGCGAACGAGCAAAAGCACTTGCAATGCCAAAGAAAGTGAACAAATTTGCGATCTCAGGAACTCTTACTCGGCATGGTGTATGGAGATAAAGACGTATCGCTAATGCAGTGTTTTGCGtttttattgtagcgatagctatactacaccgccacttcgcgaggtcagcgtggctgcgcgctgagcagTGACACTGCCGtaccgccagctgtgcgcatgcgcggagtgacgtcaaagcTCGcagagcagacgccgcccgcctcgtcagttgtgcgcatgcgcagagtgacgtcagagctcgcagctggtgtgctcgccgcgcgcctacattacgcttgcatttcgagccttcagagtggcgACGCAGTGGCCACCGTAGCAGCTGTCACTTCAAAACGTGGTGCACAATCATCTGTTAAAGAAGTGATGTGCCAGCTAACCCAAACCGAACTTCTATTTTAGGAAGGCGAGTCGGGGAAGAGTAGTTGGCTGAAAGTTAGATGCATTGCCTATTGCAGCTGCTTGAATAATAAAAAAGTGTTTGAATGATGTTTTTTTCAATGGTCCTTCTTCAAAAGAGCGTGTCTGCGATCGTCAGAAAGACAGAAGCCCGTAACAAGTAAAGGTGTAGGGATGACTATCACACCCTGCCACTTTAGACCACTTAGATGGCACGGTGCTGTAGGAGCAAGACGACGATGAAGACTGTGAAGTTCTTATAGTTAACAGGCTTCTCGCTACCGCCAACGTACAATGGACAGCGCTGCCCTTGAAATATCTTGGTGTGCCCCTGCAGCACTACGATGACAGCGATCAGTACCGGAAGAATGAAATAGAAAGTGCTCGGGATAAAATGCTTGCATGGAACGGTCGCAATCTTTTTATGTTGGCCCGTGCAACTATTGCTAACCTTTTTCTAGTGGCAAAGATATGATATGTTCTGCAGGTATTATTTATGTCGCGTGTGAACATACAAAAATACATAGAGTATTTGCTGTTTTTGTGTGGCGCAGCACATGGGAACGTACTAGCAGGACCAATTTGTTCCATTCGCTTTGTAATGCTGGTGTGGGTCTTGTGCACCTATATTTGAGGCAAATTGTgtcgctctttttctttcttcgtgaCCAGAATGATGACTTGTTGCGCACATTCATCCAGGAACATCTGCGAAATGCTAGCCGATCCTAGAATTCTGTGAAGAGGCACGTCAATACGGCGAAGGAAATGCAAtcgaacctcgctataacgaaataatggatataacgaaggaatgacaattCCCTTTAAAAGCTCgatcaacacgggctataacgaagctacggctataaccaAGTAAGCGCCGGGCCCCTTAAACTTCGTTACAATGAGGTTCAACTGTGGTGCAATAGAATTTCAGCACATTCTCGCTCTAAGTTGCGCGCCATGCAATAAATTCCGCGCATGCGACGAGGCTTTCATGCATGTCAGCAGGGACAAGTAGCTCGATCGCGCGAGTACTACATCCTGCTTTTGCTCCTACGCTCTTTACAGCTTTTTAAACTGTGACGCTGAAAGACACGCGGACCATGAAATGCTGGCTACGCACATGAATCCTCATTGTGGTGCAGTGTAGATCTCAGCCGTTAAAAACTGGTCCATAAACGGTATCGCCTCATTGCTTGAGCTGACAACTGAAGGCATATATTGCCTTCAGATCATCGAGCGCGTGTGCACATGCAGTTAAACGTCTTCGTAGAGAAGTGCATTTACAGTGGATATAGCAATGCATACCTAGTTACAGCACTTGAAAACGCTTTAAGAAAACTGATTCATTCCTGAACCCGCTTTAACAGGCTTCAATTTCCTCATTATTCGACTTAATGGACGGTTCTTCATCCGCAACAGAAGATATGAATGGACATTTCGAGTTGTGTATAGTTGCCTTCAAAATGTGTGCGCTGATTTTCGATATGATCAATCACCGCGGTAGACCGAAGCGCAAGCTCACTACACGAAGTCTTGCAAAGtgctctttttcgttttttttgtttctgctctcaAATACGCTCTTTCACTTTTCTTATTTTTGGCGCATGAGATACATATATTGAGGGCCGCTTTAGTAAGCACCAAGGCTGAGAATGTTCGCACGCATTCATCTTAGTAGTCCAGTGATTTATTATTGGTGTTATTTCTCCGTTTGTTAAGAGTGTTCGCGTGCATGTCGGACGCGTTACTATGCGGACCTCCGTCCACCCACTGTAAGTGCGGCCTCTCATCTCTGTGCTATCTGCGGTCCGGGCCATGTATTTTTGCAAAGAACCAGTATTTATAGCAAACAAATTCTTCGGCCGtcattatacagggtgtttcacctccTTACACAATATTTAAAAGTACGCTTTTTCAGTCAGAAGAGAGctgtttttcggcatagcattgtcagcgggtGTAGTACATCGGAATACGGCTGAGACGTGCTAACGAGCAGGCcggctaactaatattgaatagttacctttttaactattactgttaggctcttcaattattgagaggcgtgtagccctccGTAATTAGTATacatatcggtttttagaatttcgaaaacgcggttattatcctcggcgctgtggcccaataaattttggctacatcgcaccaaaatacatgtgctttcgagaagcttgcagtcAAAGCAACctatccagtgcacgtaactcgtcaaaaGAGCCAAAATTTGATGGTCCACAGCATcgacggtaaccgcgttttcgaaattctaaaaagtgtcATGGATATTATTTgcgatgggctacacgcctcttaataattaaggagcctaacagtagcagttaaaaagttaagtagtcaatattagttaaccagcctgctagttagcacgtctcagcCGCATTCCGACGTACTACACCATTGACTATGATATTccgaaaaaaacgctcttctaacgcCAAAAACCTATcttaaaaattgcgtaaagtcttAGATGAAGCACCGTGTATGTGTTGTGGCAATAACCGTTAGATCCCATAGCCACACGCGTACAGAACATGCTTGATATGAGGCACCGCCATAatccatcgttttttttttaatggcaatCAGCCAACTGCTACCTGGAGGTACCAACCATGTGTCTGCACTCTGGGTCGTTGCCGGGTCCCACCATGCTTCCGCCCCAGTGAACTGGAAGGCTCTCCGCGTCCACTATTCCCAACAGGTGCTCCTTCCATCCGTCTTCTGTGGAGTATTACAGCACATCGTCAGCCCAGCATCATTTTCAGCAAAATTATTTCGTTCAACAAGACTGTTACGAGCACACAGTTAAGTTATAGTTAGCGTATTGTGTTCACGTGACGGGGTCAGTAATGATGGGATGAGAGTAAACCTTCATATCTATGTTACTTCGTCGTATTACAAAAAACACGAAAACATTGATAAAGTTTGCAAGTTTATGAACCTTTGACAATTTTTGCTGACAGGCGATCGCCATTATGAGCCTACCTTTCCTGACTAGTTCGTCATTTCGCACCTTTTTCTCTAGTCTCGTTTTGTGGTGGCTAGCGCTCTAGAAACATGGCGGAGTCTGTCTGACGTTAACAGTGCCTGCTGCTTTCTTTGTAccattctgatttttttttacttgacatTCGCGGTAGCTTCGATCTATCCTGTTCTGAAGGAGCCCAAGCAGTGACATTAACGTACTTTCCCTTAGTATCGGCAGTCCCCTCAGGGTATGATAATTGCTTCAGCGACTAAGCTATACGAAAATTTGTGTCGTAGTTTCAGACATATATGGTAGCTGCAAGCTTTCATAGTGTCCTGAGAGACTAATGCGATACCGGCGTAGCGTGACGCCAGGGAAGGATGCCAGTATGGCGATAGAATTTACCACATCCGATACCCACCTTTACCGAACACTCGGACTTTCTCTGTAGTCCTCTTGGTCAAGATGGGCCGTATCAGCTTCCACATGATGGGAAAGAAGTAGGGTGCTGCATGCGTCAATCAGTGAATTTACAAGCTTGCGACATTACTCCTTACCATTTTATTGCATCCGTGATACAATCAAAGCCCACTTCGCCTCTATACTTATTCCCTGCCCTTGCCTTGCAACTGCAATTTAATGACATTACTACTTTATTGCGGCGATCACGTAGCTGTTTGCTGCTTAAATTCTCGACGAAGACCGAATCTCATAATTTTCGTGGTAGCACTTCAGATCACTTATATAGGTCTAGGACATCACGATACTTTAATGGAAAGGACTGTGTAGAAAACTGAATATGCAAAATGCCTGGCTATAACAGCTGGCGCGGTAAAGATGAGCATTGTATGAATTTGAATACAATTTTTGCGCAAATGCCCGCGAGTTTTAGGGCTGCAAACTCGCTCGTTTTACTTTAATGACAACTCCCTCCCTTTTGAAAGCGCGAGGCTAACAAGTGAAATCCCGGTAATTCGAGCTCGCTTGATTCGACCATTCGGTTTATTCGGAACGACCCTTTTAGTCGCGCACAAATGGTGTGTATTTCAGGGAAATAAAACGCCCGATAATTTTAACGCATGCACGTATGCGAAGCAGGATACCCAGCCGGCCTGCCTCGACTGTGAGTGTAGCATAACAGCGTGTTGACTCACCCACGGCAAAGCAGAGTAACCATAGTAACCGGCGATCACGTGGCTGTCATGGCCATTTGTAGCGAGAGCTCGCCACTTATTACCAATTCCGTTCTGAATTTCCGTGCCGCTGTCATGGCTTTGCAACGACCTGCTTCATTTTTCCGCGCACTTGTCACGGCGGGGGACCGCCTGATTTTGACGGTGGTGGGGCAATGGCGTCCCAGAGGCATCGACGTGACCTCGGCGCTCTACTAAAGGTCATCGTGCCCACAGTACTACATTCCGGAAGtcattttttgtgcacacagctcacaactggaatgaccttcccagcGGCCAAGATTGTCGTCGAAGAAGCCATGTCATCTTCATGATTACTGCGAAACAGTCATTGTTAACCGCCGTTCATGCGcctacccctcatgtaatgtcccgcctGAGGACCagtgaggttcaaataaataagaGAGAGACTTaaggagaaaacaaaaaaatagagaGAAGTTGTTTATAAATAAACAACTTTCCTGCAGTACTGCAATGACGCTTGTCCACGAAAAGGCTTTGCGCACGCTGACGCTTCTCCAATGCGGTTACCCACGTAACGAATACTGCATCAGCCCCTCGTTCGAATCGGGCTCTTTCTATGCTTCGAGCTTCAATTAATTAGAAAACACTTTTACCCCAGTTTGAGTAGGTACTTCAAGACTGAACTGTGCTCTTACCGTTGCAGTTCTAAGGTCGCTCAAAGTAGGAGAAGTGGTTAGCCAATTCGTCGAATATAAAAGTTATGCTTAGGTATCATTGCGCGGTTTTGTGCTTTTATTTCCAATCGGTGGCGTCAACTTTCCTGCAGTCAAGTTTGAAAGCGCCCAAGCCGGTCACAAATTACCTCATGCTGCAGGCCTACTGGATAACACTAATCTTGACCGGCAGGGTAATTCTGCGCTAAGGTTGCGACATGATGAGGTTTACCGCTCAGAATACGGTTTCATAACAGCTGCAGCGGCAAAATCTTCGCTGGGAGGAAAAGAATGGCTGGACCTCTTTAGCACTGGGGTTAGGGAGAACGTGTAAAACCATGGCGCTGCAGTCAATCTGGAAGTCGAACCTGTTACCTCTCGATTCAGACAGGTGGCACATGAGTATCCccctttcacccccccccccatttttttttactttcgtgaCGACGTGCAAAAATACGAGCCGATTGACAGTAAAGTACACCTTCCCGCAGTTTGCTCGGAGTAGAGAGAAGGTTACGAACGCGACATGACGGCTCTCATACTTGTTAAGCAGCATTGAGAGCGATTGAGAGCGGTATGCTTGCCGTGGCCTCTGTAGCTTCCAGACCGCTGCGAATGAAACACGAGACGCAGTATAGTACTTTTCATCGAGCAGGGGCGCCTGTCTCAGAACGAAATTTGTTGGAGCGTACAGGGGCGTTGGTGGAGGCGTATGGGGCGAGTTGTTGCAGAACAGTCCGGAGCACACGTAGATTGCATTCACGGGCACCCTTTAGATCTTCTATATACTTTCCCTCACCCTCAACCCTCTCACGGCCCCTCATATCTACGCCACGGCGTGCTCAGGATGTGCAAACTGAGATAAAGTTATCTCGCCTCCCTTTTCTTTATAACTTCTTCATCCATCCTGCCGGACTTTGAGAAGAGTATTACGGTGATTAGGAAGGCGAGGAGGTGAACATATGCCGGATATCAGCAGCGTTAGTATCAAGCCACTTCTGGATAGTGCATACTTCGCGCTATGAGAACACTGACCGCAGTTCTTGAGATCTCTCTGACACCTGACATTTTGGCGCACATTCATGCGGAGTAAAAATGCTCACCGTTAATGATGATGCACTGTTCCAGGCACTCGGGGAAGTGGTCCTCCATCATTTGCAGCATGTCCGTGATCGCCTTCACGGCTGCGCTGCCGAGGAGCAGAAATTCGCATGATATCAAGCGTTCTGTGCCGAGAGCTGTGGGCGGGTGTCTTGCGGGACAGCATCTTTGCGCGTTTTCTTTCTCTGCGGGAGCAGAGCTTTCAAGAGATGTTGTACTGATTCAATTAACTGTTCTCATTAATGAAGCTATATGTTCACCGTGTGAAATTATTCTCTTGTTTTCTATATGCGCATACGTTGGGGAAACATGCAGTATACGCTAAAGCAAAACAGATTTATCAACATGTGCTTAAGCGTGCATGTATGCATTTTAGTCTACTATTTTGATGCTACAAACATGTCTGTCCATTTTCATTGCAGTTCGCCATTTGGAACCATGCTCTAGACTTGCATCAAGATGGCGCCTGTGCACGCATCAACTTCCTGGGTTGCATAAGTATGACAGCCCGTCCTTGATTTCAGTGTCAGCCAGATGAACCGGTCCAGGCAAAAAACGCCTTCCTTCTCTTATTACCTTTCTGACTCTTTCATCTGCTAGCGTTCGTGCCTCTCCGCACGTACACTGAGAGGGCACCTCACACCTAGCGACATGCCAAGGAAAATggataaaaaattgtttttttattcttCGACAGGCGGAGCATTCGTCACCCATGCCAGCTTCTGGGTCTTGGACGTTATCCATCGCTCCAGCAAAGTGGCGCCACCACGCGTCGAGTTAAAAGACTAAAACGACCCAGGGCAAAGGGACAAAGGGGGCGAGGCGATTGGCATCGAACATAAAGGAGGCGTTCGTAAAGCTTAGCCGTGTGGCCGTGAGTGTGGTGATATCAAATATTAGCCAACGTCTCTGCGACACATTCGCTTGACTCTCTCTCATCGTTGTGCGCGAGCTGCGAGGTTATCCGACGCTGTGTTCTCAGGTTATGGGAAACATGAGATACGGATAAGATAAGAGTCGGGCTGCTCTCGCAATTCTCTTACCTTCCCTGACCACTGGATTATTACTAAGGGGACAAGAAACTGGCTTTTCTGTCCTCACAGCACGAATGCGGCTAGAGCCAAAGAAGCATTGATGCATCAGCAACACATCATTTCTTCAGTTCATCACACTTGCAGCTGCTTGAAAGAAGCGACATGTGTTTTAAGAGAGAATGTAGATGTACTTACCCTGCCAGCTATAGACTTGGCGCAGGCTAAATTTCTCGCAGTCAATGACGAGGTAGTGAGTCTCCAACTCTTTGTCTCTCTGAAGCAAGATAAATAAGAAGAAGCAAGGAGCATATCCGAGTCCTGCAGTTTAGAGCCGCCTGAGGCTGGCTGAATTTCATGAACAATTAAGACAGCACAATGACGCAGAGCTTTCCCTTGCCATGCAGACTGCAATACGTTAGCTCATATACCCTGCCTCATGAAAGCGGTGCGCCGATATTAAAACTACAGCTTGCGATGGTAACTGTAGAGCTGAATGCCCCGCGTTGTTGCTATGTGGGAACGTCTTGTATGTGACCCACGTTTTTGGTACCGGCTGTAGCACTTGGCTTTGCAGTTCTTGCTCAAGAGGCAACTTAAAAGCTAATAAACTACTTGAGTTACCACTAAAGTCACTCAGCATAAGAAGATTTTGTTTACAGGAATgagtaatgaaatgaaatgtaatCCCCAAAACAAAAAGCTACTCGTCACAGCTTGGTATCGCAGAAGTGCGCTTTGAGATTACTGATAGGGGTTGCACCAGTGAGTTACGGCGCTGGCGTGATGTACATAACTCGAAATCTATGGCCGTGCTTCGCTCTAAGGCTGTCGTTGGGGGTGCTACAGTCGCGTGCTGTGGTGACCACGTTCTGTAAATAGGCCCATCTCGGGCGCCAGACTTCCTCCGTGTGAGATAACCGCTTTAGCGGTCGGTGCATGACCAGTGACAATAATTATGGTAGTCAGTTGCATACAATAAGCCAGTCATGATAACTGCCGATAAACGTGCTGCTGAATCGCTACTAGCAATAATACTATCATGGAAGCACCGTGATTCTTGCCCATGATTGGTAGCTTCAATTTTAAATATTTTCTGCTGGAGTAAACAATCGAGTCACCGCCACACAAAATAACTGTCAGCCGCGGCAACCCATCCGAGTGctttttttgtatattttgtttCGGAATTCACCTAAGCACAATACTGCGCAGCTATCATCCATCTTGACTTTCCTGGAGTTAAATTAAAAGACCCCTTACCGCGCAAAGCCACTTTCTAATTTTTGCTCTGCCCCAAGTGTCAGGCTGGCAGAGCTTAACCGTCTTGTATCCTTCTTGTTAATACATTTCAAAACTTTCATTTATTTTGACGCGTGCAGTGCACAATACTTCCCTTCATTTTTTCGTCTTCATTTTCATTCGCTTTATCATTTAATCATGGAAGGTCCAATCCGCCTTGTTTAATCACCATGGGGCATACTCTTAAGTTTGATGTTCACTGAACAGCAACCTGTTATTTTTTCGGATGCAAAATGAAATGGAATCTGGGTGAATGAAAATTGGCTTGCTGAGACCAACAAAAGCGATTTTGTGTGTTTTATAGTGGAACCATCAGAAAGTACCGGAGTGGTACAAGAGGGAATCTTGCCAGCCTAGTTGGCGCATGAAGTTTACCGGAGTAGCGTGGTTTCGATCAGGCAGCGCAAAGTTTGTGGTCTCTGTCGacttccacaaaaaaaaaaatgaagctgaccTCATGGGATGAAATGCGAAAAATATTTTTCCCTCAGTTTCAAATTTTTACTTCTGCTTATGTTTCAAGTCTCTTAAATTGTTCGAGCAAGGAAAGCAATTCCTTCAAGTGCTAAAAATGGCGCCATCTGTACCGGCTGTGCCAGCTGCATCTCTGACaaatttaaatattcttttttgccAAAGCTACACCGAGTAATGAGGCGTGCCCTAACGAATATCTACACATTAACCCAGCTCACCAGGGGTTCTTTGTCATGCATCACTCCCTGAAAACTTTCAGATAgtatttttgcattttgtttgtcGAGCTAGCAAACACTCTTCGATGTTGCATGCGCTCTGTAGCCTAATTTAAAGTTCAGACTGCGTAGAATTCGCTTCCCGAGCTCTTCGACTGCGCCTTTTGGCTCAGTTTCAAAATGTAAAGAATTTTTGTAGCTCTGATGCCTTGCCTATATAAGTTATTCCTGATGCATTTACATGATTAACGGTGTTTAATGATATTTCTTGCGTCATGGCGTATCGCCTCTGATTGTTCTTATCAGAGTTTATGTTTATTCGCGCCGACagatgtcagtttttttttttcaatatttaaTACAATTGGTTTCCAGCTAACGATCATCCTGCATATATCCTCGTCCTTGTCGTGGTTCTCAGTTCACTCTAACGCTGAATAGATCTAATGGCTTCTCACCTCTTTGGAGGCGGCCCGCTTGAGTGACTCAGCATATTCCAGCATGTAGATGCAGTGGTGCTGAACCACGGGCGGAGTCAGCACTGCCACGAACGCTGAGCGgcaagaaagcaagaaggaaacgCAATTAATCTTTTCAAGGCACTCCTCAACCAGATTAATAAACGCAGCACTGCCCGCTGTTCACGTCAAGATTAGGCCTGTCGCTGCTGTCGCAGTGACAGTGCCACCGGAACACTGCATACATCTTTTCAATTTGCTCTCCGTTCTCTAAACCTGTGAACCTTGGATAATTTTTCGCAGCTGCCTTGCATTCCAGCAGATCCCACCACGGAAGAATAAATTCAAGTTCATTATACGAATGTCCTGTTTCTTTCGAaatgaatgaaggaatgaatgTGCAGGAAATTAACATTAGAGACCTTTTTTTAACTTGCGAAGCATGGATTCTTTGTTTCATACCCTTCCTCCCACCCTTTTTTTTACGGAATGCCTTCGGTTACTTTACATTTTCAATAAACGAAACAAGAGATACTGTGGGTGAAGTACAAAATGTACAGCCGCGCTTAACATTAGCTGCAACGCCGAAGAAGTGACACTAGTTCAGTTACCGCTCGAGAACAACTGAATGTGCCGTGATGCTCAGTGAAAGGAGCTCTACCCTTTCGGTTCGCAGTTAGATGGATAGTTTTTCACCGCCACCGGGCTTCCAGTGGTTCGCTAATGAAGCTCCGATTACACAACCGCGTGTTGCAGGTCATGCTGAACGCGCGTGTACATAACGCGCTCAGTGGTTGAAATTCACCTTTAATGTCAATTCCTGATGGAATCAACCACAATGGCCGCCCATCTTTGCACGGGTGCAGGATCACGCCGGGAAAATTCTCCTTGACTAGCTGCGTAAGAGAAGGCAATGCCAGAAAACACGTACAGACCAGACCAGATCACATCACATATCAATTTGGAGGGGCCTACCTTTctaaatttttttgttcttttccttAAAAGAATACATAGGATGTACAGGATGAAGCATTTTCGCTCAGCTT contains:
- the LOC144099004 gene encoding SEC14-like protein 2 — its product is MSGYLGDLNARQQAALNQFREAVANVKKPAHSDAFLLRWLRARDFNVAKAESMYRYDLEWRKENGVDDILHDYKIPELVKENFPGVILHPCKDGRPLWLIPSGIDIKAFVAVLTPPVVQHHCIYMLEYAESLKRAASKERDKELETHYLVIDCEKFSLRQVYSWQAVKAITDMLQMMEDHFPECLEQCIIINAPYFFPIMWKLIRPILTKRTTEKVRVFGKEDGWKEHLLGIVDAESLPVHWGGSMVGPGNDPECRHMVNFGGRFEEGVDLSGSSVFGQDGAKERTIGRRDRWELPVDVAKAGVRISWRFQTASGDLAFGLRSHTGEALVPLRRLQACAHIPQEGSWHCAQPGTYVLEFDNSYSWVNGKTLAYVVKLHTPEVDA